The Enoplosus armatus isolate fEnoArm2 chromosome 21, fEnoArm2.hap1, whole genome shotgun sequence genomic sequence ACTAATGAGTGACTCACGTTTTAGGGTGCGCATAATGACAAAGAAGGCAATGAGAGTACCTATTACAGTAGACAAGTGGTTCATTGCAGGATCATATAATGTACATCCCGGCCTTTAAAAGAATGAAGAATAAGATCTGAATGATTCCTGATGACTGTCCAAGATTAATTGAAGTTATTACTCCACAGGGGACCAGTACTGTGGGGGCAGATTGGACAAGCCCTCAGGGACTTTCAAAACGCCCAACTGGCCTGAGAAGGACTACCCAGCCGGTGTCACCTGCTCCTGGCACATAGTGGCACCAAAGAACCAGGTCAGaatgttcaaaatgtattaatctTATTTCTTCCTTAATATAAGGAGATATTATATATAACGTTCTGATAGAAAATGGCTCTTTAAAGGATTACAGATTCAAGGAAATTGGCCTGTTGAACCAAAATCATCCATGCGTCCACAGTAGATCATTGATTGCCGATTGTCGATTAGGTCGGGACTTTGCCTAGCAGACTAGCAGTttgtggagtactcttttaagaCAGCTCAATGTGTAATGGGTGTGGAACATGACTACATCCTCCCACAAATGATAGGGTACGCTTTAATCAAATGGCCTACCCTGATAGCCCTATTACAAACTTCTGCTTGATGAAAGAAGACCTTCTGTGTGAttttttcctgctgcagatAATTGAAGTAAAGTTTGAGAAGTTTGATGTGGAAAGAGATAACTACTGCCGCTATGACCACGTCTCCATTTTCAATGGCGCAGAAATCAACGACGCCAAGAGGATTGGCAAATACTGTGGAGACAGCCCCCCAGAGTAGGTGATTCTGTCATGAAGATTTTATTTTCACTAAAACATCCATCCCATGAATAACTCTCAGTTTACTCTCGGTCTTCGTTTCTTTGCAGGCCGGTGTTCTCAGAGGGGAACCAGCTCCTGATCCAGTTCCTGTCAGATCTCAGTCTGACCGCAGATGGCTTCATTGGACACTACAAGTTCAGACCAAAGAAATTCCCCACCACCACGAtaccacccaccaccaccacacagccAGTCACCACCAGGCCAATACGTAGGTAGCAACTTTTATCCAATAAAAATCTCTTAAAGACTTCTAACATCTGTATTTGTTGATGTAGCTATGAGACATTTTGGCTTTGTCCTGCTGGATTGTCTTGCTAACATGTGGGGTTCATCGTTCACTTTGAACACGAGGGAAATCTGGAATCTGCTTCTGATAGCAGATCTGGGCAAgagaaagtgaagtgaagtgtaCTGCTTAGAGTTAACCCCTTCAAGTGTCATCTTATTAACTCTGAATCAGTGCATGTGGATAAGTAGCCAACATAATGGCTCATATCATAATCATAATCTAAAAAGTGTAGTTGTGATTCTCTATACAAAGCGTGAATAGAACATGCTCAAACACAACATATGCTAAAACTGCGTCTTTTGCTCACATTTCTCTTGTATAAACTGCACATAACACATAAGTTCATATACAGTGTGGGCACGTGTCTGCACCCGCAATCACAGCTCATTTTCATACTCAAACTCACATTCCCACACACTGTTGTTATTTCCCTCAGTCAAGCCAGGTTATTTTGGCGCCTCCCTGCCATGATGTCATACTGTGACAACGCTTTCTGGTTGGCTTATCTTTCCTGACTTTTCCCCTCTCCAGTAAGAATAATATTTAGACAGTGTATTTTCTAGGTTCTTTCCTTTATGGACTATCTCTAACTCTAAAAACAGATGTTCACATGTCACATTATCTTGCTATTTGACACACTGTACATTGTCTCTGAGGCCGACAGCCATTCAACTGGAGAGGCTCTTGTGTTGCTGAGAATATTCTATAAATAAAACCGCAGTAGAAACAGATGCAACCATAACTTAAGTGCTTGCATCACTGGCAGGCAAAATTACAgagatttcattttcttgtgtgtgtgtctccgcAGCTCTGAAGTACTCTGTAGCGCTGTGCCAGCAGAAATGCAAAAGACGGGGAACACTTGAGGGCAATTACTGCTCCAGCAACTTCGGTAAGAACAGCAGTGCTTAATGCAATTTATTTAAACCGTAGAAGCTACAGTCTCATGTTATTATTGAACTTACCTACTGTTATATACCTACTAATACAAGCCCAAAGCTACACAGTACAGATTCTTTGAAGATTTACATCAGCCAAATCTCCCCTAACAAGCAGTTTACAGTCTTGATAATGTCACTATCTTTGCTCCCCTGATTTCTCACTGCGCATCTCAAAGACTTCCTTGATAGCCTGTTAGGAAGTGAAGGAGTGTATATAGTAGGACACATTTACctccagtgtaaacacacacatgcacgctcagcctctgactgtgGGTAAACTGCTAATAAATGAACGTGTTGATTCAGGCTCGGTCTCTGTTTGCTACTCTCCTGCTCCCTGATGTTTTCCTCTCGGAGATGTTTACCACATGTGTAACACTGGCATTTCAAAGGGTTCACTTGGATTTGCATCAGGAACTGAGGAAAGACGAGCGGTGTGGTGGTGCATGTGGAAAAAGTGTGCCCGTGTGATGTGGCGGCAGAGTCCGCACACGATATGTTGcgtcacatttaaatgaactgGTGAGACGGCAGACTGAAAATAGTTTGTCTCATCAACACTTCAAGTCATAACTGTTGGTACTGCTTAATCTGATGATGTGATTTATGCACGTTGAATTGTCAAAAGCAGTTCGCTGGTTTATGTAACTGTAGCATCAGATACAATAACATTACTGACACAGGCAGTCCTCTGGCTATTCTCATCCCAGTCAGGAAATGAAACAGGCAGTATGTGAAGTCCAGACATATTGGTACCATCAGAGTAAAGAATTCTTTTCATGCTGAATGAGACGTGATTCCCTCTCACCCCACTGTCGCTGCTAAATGTCAGGTCTCCTTTATAGTGAGCttgaactgtattttttttgtgcttttggagACCTGGTCAGACTAAACAGGAAATGGCTGAAACTTCAACCTGCAGATTTGTCACATTGTTTAGCAcaaccagacagacagcattTCCGTATTTGGGTAAATTAACCAGAGGGATGTTTTCTCATGGAGTTTCAAATTGTAAAATTGACTTGGTTATTACAAATAAACGTGTAGATGAAAGCACtatctgttttctctctatATCAGATTGTATTGTACATAATATGGAGTGACCTCTGCTCCACTGACTCACACGCAAAACATTTTAGCTGCCTGCTGGACAATTATGATATCACACATTGTACTTTGACTCGTCACAGTCAAGGCCATATCCTGGAATTGTTTATCTTTTGAAAGTCTTAAAATTACAGTAAACGATATCCTTGATGTGCTTTCTGAGTTTTTGAGAAGGAGCTATTAACCAATGGGTGGATGAGGGAGCCATAAAAAGGTCAGAAGGGGAGCGTTGAAAGCCTGAAAGGAAACGTTGTGAGGCTATGCCGTTAATTCACTGTGACACCTTTACAGACAGGCTGCACCTCACAGACAAAATTCGAAAAGTAGTAGCTGCACATTGTTCAACTTTCTCTGAGATTAtttatgatgataataaaaaagcAGGTTCCCTTCACTACAGCGGTTTCTATGTTAAATTCCCCACTATAAATTCCAGGCTCCCGTTGCTCTGATGTTGAAACATTTGCtgtaaagtataaagtatttctgataaatacttcacattacacatactAGCCCTACATTTCTAATTTCTATCCTGATGGGGAACCCAAACTTCCCTTTACTTTTGCGTGGCTGTAGAGTCTTAATCTTGGCAATTGTCTGTCTGATATGAGTCAGTGGCATCTTCTTTTACTCTGCTGGCTGTCCAAAGTCTCattatgctgctgctgtcactgtgcgTGAAGCTTTGGCTTTTGTTCTAACCACAGCCCAGAAACAGCACTTGCCAAAGTTTTGTTTATAGAGATTAAAACTGACATCTCTAGATCCTTGTCTTGGTTTTTATCCTTGTTTATGAGGAAGTGTGAGAAGGATTgtgtaatgttaatgttggaTTCTAGGAAAGGGCACTGTATAATCTTTATGTGATATACTATTTTAGTGGATTTTCAGTACTGcctgactttgttttttatgacgtgtgtgtgtgtctatgacaGTGATAAGCGGGACTGTCATTACTGCggtgatgagaggaggaagtatGTACGCCACTGTCTCCATCATCAACGTGTATAAAGAAGGCAGTCTGGCCATCCAGCAGGCAGGAAAGACCATGAGCACCAAGATCATTATCCTGTGCAAGAAGTGTCCATTTATCAGGAGAGGTGAGTTCACAGAGTGCTGGTGAAATTAAATTGGCTCAAGGTCCTTGAGAATATTTTTTTGATGTATGAAATCACTGTAACAAAAGATGATAATCAGTATGTAGTTCCTAGTTGATTGTTTTCAATAACCTATGGCTCTGAGTTTGCCTCCTTTGCTGTGCCGTCACGCTCAGTCGATAGAGCTCGCCCCCAAAGTGTGAGGTGAGCGGCAGAACTCACTGTCCAAACAGTCAGtgtaacactatgtatatgtttatatgtatgcatataaaCATATGGTATACAGACCTGCCGTTTGGAGATTCTGATATTTGGCCTCCCTGAATGTCTCTGCCGTTCCGCCACTGcattcaggttttttttgtgtgacctCACCAGGCTTGAACTACGTCTTCATGGGCCAGGTGGACGAGGACGGCCGGGGGAAAATCGCCCCTCACCACTTTGTTATGGCGTTTAAGACGAAGAACCAGAAAGCACTCAACGTTCTGAAAAACAAGCGGTGCTGAGTCCCAGTAGCTCTGACGATCTCCACTGGGCAGGTGTGCCCGAGGCTCCGCTGTGGATGGAAACAATTaagcggaaaaaaaaaaatctccatctcaacaacacaaacacaggccacaaaaacaaaattgaatCTGGATGCCAgcacaaaaagtaaaatctaCATAATTCATTCAATTAGGGGCAActcatatttttgtgtttattcattttgctGCGGGTTGCATATTTTTGGAATAAACAAGAAGACGTTAAGTACTTCCACTCTGTCTTCTATTAAAAGACCAGTCGCTTAGTCTCACATTAATCAGCAACACAATGAGTTGAGATTTCCATCCCTATTCTCAGCCCGTTATCACTATGCCTCGTCACGTTCCTGTCATGCCCTTAGCAGGGAATTAAACTGTAGCCAGTAACAGGAGCCCAGAATAGGCGATCAATTCACAGAGACGTGTTCCCTAAGACAAACAAGAATCAAATTGTTTAAAGTTTTCAGTGTGCACATCTGTTCTGACATCCTATGATTGCActattcatttcaaatgtttctatATTCTACTTTTCAGTTGTTTCCCTTTTGAGGCTGTGGAGCACAATGtgaaatattgtattatttagtATGTATTAAACAAATATATCTGTCTGAATAGACTTAAATTTCACAAGCCTGATTAATATCTATAGGGGATCTGTCGCAGCTGATGGCTGTAGTTTTAATGACACTAACAACCTACAGTTTAATTCAGTATTCAGTTTCAGTGGGCAGGATTTGGAAGTTTTTAAGGGGTgataaaaagtgcaatatttaatatatacatgattcttttaaaaaatatttgtatgCTGGTTTTATGTGAAACAAATGAGGACCTACCTAGCTAATGCTcttttcttcagtttgtttACAGATGCAAAGCGCCGCCATCAGCATACATCATTTacttacattgtttttaaaggcagaggtatgaaatgaaaaatattttcatatgaaaaAGTCTGtgaatattatttatattttattgttttcatctgCCCAAATAAAACTCCtttaacattttccttttgtttgtctgtctttgtacaAGAACCTTCAGCCGGCAAACACATAATAATTGAATTGGTCTGTTCAGAAAAGTCAAGGCAACTTTGCTCTGCTAAGCATGAGACAGGATCAGGTGTGTGTTATGTGACTCTCACGTGGACTGGACCGCCGGGCAGTTGGCTGAACAGTTGACAGTTTTCTGGCTTTCAGACCTGAGTGGTCAAATCAGTTTTCAAGAGGAGAAATCAACAAGTAACT encodes the following:
- the pcolce2b gene encoding procollagen C-endopeptidase enhancer 2b; translation: MPFMPRGENRRSACSVNPTMWSTCSIFCAWSLLFLTDVCAQAQRRPTFTCGGNITGESGVIGSQGYPGVYPPNTKCVWRITVPEGKVVVLSFRFIDLESDNLCRYDYVDVYSGHVSGQRLGRFCGTFKPGALVSTGNKMLMQMVSDANTAGSGFLAVFSAAHPHERGDQYCGGRLDKPSGTFKTPNWPEKDYPAGVTCSWHIVAPKNQIIEVKFEKFDVERDNYCRYDHVSIFNGAEINDAKRIGKYCGDSPPEPVFSEGNQLLIQFLSDLSLTADGFIGHYKFRPKKFPTTTIPPTTTTQPVTTRPIPLKYSVALCQQKCKRRGTLEGNYCSSNFVISGTVITAVMRGGSMYATVSIINVYKEGSLAIQQAGKTMSTKIIILCKKCPFIRRGLNYVFMGQVDEDGRGKIAPHHFVMAFKTKNQKALNVLKNKRC